The Syngnathus typhle isolate RoL2023-S1 ecotype Sweden linkage group LG1, RoL_Styp_1.0, whole genome shotgun sequence genome includes a window with the following:
- the rpl39 gene encoding 60S ribosomal protein L39 — translation MSSHKTFKIKRFLAKKQKQNRPIPQWIRMKTGNKIRYNSKRRHWRRTKLGL, via the exons ATG TCGTCCCACAAGACTTTCAAAATCAAGCGCTTTCTCGCCAAAAAGCAGAAGCAAAACAGGCCCATTCCTCAGTGGATCAGAATGAAGACTGGCAATAAGATCAG GTACAACTCCAAGAGGAGACACTGGAGGAGGACCAAGCTGGGTCTGTAA
- the sowahd gene encoding ankyrin repeat domain-containing protein SOWAHC — translation MYVNNDQSQYSTMDEGSSTGQDATTDAHRGRESCRQGPVVARFSRYGTSLMPGAPQRRSRLLQRRQDDSDADTPGQRKKSTKELSQGGLGWALYPMEHAWMLSAVEGNCDTLLEFVSEEPLLLSRRDFISGYSALHWLAKSGRDETLLKLVHQAERAGGRPVSVDVRGSGGLTPLHVASMHGHYAVVKLLVGAFGADVDVMDYGGRRAWQYLRSDAPQEIKELLGTWDDEHCRRGEPNANKNCNNSSADVRATPGEEDAEALTDEIDSFDHSRREGSWRFGSLRRFFSFRANRR, via the exons ATGTACGTCAACAACGACCAAAGTCAGTACAG TACCATGGATGAGGGCAGCTCGACTGGGCAGGATGCCACCACTGACGCCCACCGCGGCCGAGAGTCATGCAGACAAGGACCCGTTGTGGCGCGATTCTCCCGGTATGGCACGTCGCTCATGCCCGGTGCTCCACAGCGGCGGTCGCGACTGCTGCAGAGGCGACAAGACGACTCTGACGCCGACACACCTGGCCAGCGGAAAAAATCCACCAAAGAGTTGTCTCAAGGCGGGTTGGGGTGGGCTCTGTACCCCATGGAGCACGCGTGGATGCTGTCAGCCGTGGAGGGGAATTGCGACACCTTACTGGAGTTCGTGTCCGAGGAGCCGTTGCTCCTCAGCAGGCGCGACTTCATCAGCGGCTACTCGGCGCTCCACTGGTTGGCCAAGAGCGGCCGGGACGAGACCCTACTCAAGCTGGTCCACCAGGCCGAGAGGGCCGGAGGACGGCCAGTGAGCGTGGACGTGCGGGGGAGCGGTGGCCTCACCCCGCTGCACGTCGCCAGCATGCACGGCCACTACGCGGTCGTCAAGCTCCTCGTGGGCGCGTTCGGTGCAGACGTGGACGTCATGGACTACGGCGGCAGGCGGGCCTGGCAGTACCTACGCTCAGACGCCCCCCAGGAGATAAAGGAGCTGCTCGGGACATGGGATGACGAACACTGTCGTAGGGGGGAGCCGAACGCCAATAAGAATTGTAACAACAGCAGCGCCGATGTGAGGGCGACGCCGGGTGAAGAAGACGCGGAAGCTTTGACGGACGAGATAGACTCGTTTGACCACAGCAGGAGAGAAGGCAGCTGGAGGTTTGGTTCCTTAAGAAGGTTCTTCTCCTTTCGTGCCAATAGACGTTGA
- the pttg1 gene encoding securin translates to MAHINAGRENQSLTFIPEMAMKTPLSVKTMKTPLRTGRKAFGIVNAQLSTPVVNKQGMKMEKLKEGKIMHSVQKKEEDNPEIEKFFPYDPMEFEKYSVPEDFIPLGSLPLAGLAFPDAPPPSEEDQDLYLPLLPSLSPARMPQRLDGCIQFDAFLQTIDELTIELPPEPDTD, encoded by the exons ATGGCTCATATCAATGCAGGACGTGAAAATCAAAGTCTTACCTTCATACCAG AGATGGCCATGAAGACTCCACTGAGTGTCAAAACTATGAAGACCCCTCTGCGTACCGGGCGGAAAGCTTTTGGGATTGTCAATGCACAGTTGTCAACTCCTGTTGTCAATAAGCAAGGAATGAAAATGGAGAAGCTCAAG GAAGGCAAAATAATGCATTCAGTTCAGAAGAAAGAGGAAGACAATCCAGAGATTGAGAAGTTCTTCCCTTACGATCCAATGG AGTTTGAGAAATACAGCGTTCCTGAGGACTTCATTCCTCTCGGTAGTCTCCCTCTGGCTGGTCTGGCTTTTCCAGATGCACCCCCTCCTTCGGAAGAAGACCAGGATCTTTACCTGCCTCTGCTCCCAAGCCTGTCACCTGCAAGAATGCCACAACGCTTGG ATGGCTGTATTCAGTTTGATGCATTCCTCCAAACGATTGATGAGCTGACCATAGAGCTCCCCCCTGAGCCTGACACTGACTGA